A genome region from Chlamydiota bacterium includes the following:
- the xerD gene encoding Tyrosine recombinase XerD, translated as MEYLDSFLVYLSIEKGFSMHTVEAYRRDCEKLFAFFKTQQIALESADDEDIVAFLSQQKMEGKAPSTLMRQLASIKVFFRFLKKEKKVPKLLAKGIESPKLWSTIPQILTEEEVEKILDAPNSEEIIGARDLAILELMYACGLRASEVVQLKLENVSDTFIKVIGKGNKERIVPIHKKALYQIDHYLNKRQDKSLYLFVNKKSKPLDRHFLWKLIKDYVKKADIQKIISPHTFRHSFATHLLDRGADLRIIQELLGHTNIATTDKYTHVSSQKLMHRFDQFHPRP; from the coding sequence ATGGAATATTTAGATAGCTTTTTGGTCTATTTGTCAATTGAGAAGGGATTTTCCATGCATACGGTGGAAGCCTACAGAAGAGATTGTGAAAAGCTCTTTGCTTTTTTTAAAACGCAACAGATTGCTTTAGAAAGTGCCGACGATGAAGATATTGTCGCATTTTTGTCTCAGCAAAAAATGGAAGGTAAAGCGCCGTCTACTTTAATGCGACAGTTGGCCTCCATCAAGGTCTTTTTTCGCTTTTTAAAAAAAGAGAAAAAGGTGCCTAAATTGCTTGCAAAAGGTATTGAAAGCCCCAAACTTTGGAGCACCATTCCTCAGATACTCACGGAAGAGGAGGTGGAAAAAATCTTGGACGCACCCAACTCTGAAGAAATTATAGGCGCACGCGATTTAGCCATTTTAGAACTCATGTACGCCTGCGGCCTGAGGGCTTCTGAGGTTGTGCAATTAAAATTAGAAAACGTGTCTGATACATTTATCAAAGTGATAGGAAAAGGGAATAAAGAGCGCATTGTGCCCATTCACAAAAAAGCGCTTTATCAAATTGATCACTATCTCAACAAACGCCAAGACAAAAGCCTTTATCTGTTTGTCAATAAAAAAAGCAAACCTTTAGATAGACACTTTTTATGGAAACTCATTAAAGACTATGTCAAAAAAGCGGATATTCAAAAAATCATCTCGCCACACACATTTCGACATTCTTTTGCAACGCACTTGCTTGATCGAGGAGCAGATTTACGCATCATTCAAGAGCTGTTGGGGCACACAAATATTGCAACAACAGATAAATATACGCATGTGTCATCACAAAAACTCATGCATCGATTTGACCAGTTCCACCCAAGACCCTAA
- the gatB gene encoding Aspartyl/glutamyl-tRNA(Asn/Gln) amidotransferase subunit B gives MDWICVIGLEIHVQLNTKAKIFDPSFNRFGDEPNVNISYLCTGQPGTLPVLNEEVVKKGVQFGLAIEANIAPFCKFDRKSYFYPDLPKNFQITQYDMPLILGGKVHAFVNGEEKTFEINHAHLEEDTGMLKHFSNFSGVDYNRAGTPLIEIVSEPCMHSPQEAAAFALQVKHIMQYIDASDCNMDEGSLRVDCNVSVKKKEEKGLRTKVEIKNVNSFNFLQKAIQMEIDRQIELYEKYPQKDPEEVIFPCTYRFDTAVHKNVLMRKKETAADYRFFPEPDLVPIVLSDEYIQEIFNNLPELPHSRFKRYLTFIPEESATILVSNKQLSNYFEQALNSYDKNPQAVANWITVEFSGRLKPSGKTLLDTDIVPEFLALLVEMIDEKIITGKIAKQVADEMLKNPKTSPRHIVENNPNFKPLADTKEISQIVDQVLEDNPQSIEDFKNGKDRAFGFLVGQVMKKTQGKADPTIVTTLLKSKLE, from the coding sequence ATGGACTGGATCTGTGTCATTGGCCTCGAAATCCATGTGCAGCTCAACACAAAAGCCAAAATTTTTGATCCTTCCTTTAACCGGTTTGGAGATGAACCCAATGTCAATATTTCTTATCTTTGCACAGGGCAACCAGGCACCCTGCCTGTATTGAATGAAGAGGTGGTCAAAAAAGGTGTACAGTTTGGCCTTGCTATTGAAGCCAATATCGCTCCTTTTTGCAAATTCGATCGAAAATCCTACTTTTATCCCGACCTTCCCAAAAACTTCCAAATCACGCAATATGACATGCCTCTGATTCTAGGCGGAAAAGTTCATGCATTTGTAAACGGAGAAGAAAAAACCTTTGAAATCAACCACGCCCATCTGGAAGAAGACACAGGCATGCTCAAGCATTTTTCCAACTTCTCTGGTGTGGATTATAACCGTGCAGGTACGCCTCTTATCGAAATTGTCTCAGAGCCTTGTATGCACAGTCCACAAGAAGCAGCCGCTTTTGCTTTGCAAGTCAAACACATCATGCAATACATCGATGCTTCGGACTGCAATATGGATGAAGGCTCTTTGAGAGTTGATTGCAATGTCTCCGTGAAGAAAAAAGAAGAAAAAGGATTGCGTACCAAAGTCGAAATCAAAAACGTCAATTCGTTTAATTTCTTGCAAAAAGCGATTCAAATGGAAATCGATCGTCAAATTGAGCTGTATGAAAAATATCCTCAAAAAGATCCCGAGGAAGTGATTTTTCCCTGCACTTACAGATTTGACACCGCAGTGCATAAAAATGTGCTGATGCGAAAAAAAGAGACGGCCGCAGACTATCGCTTTTTCCCTGAGCCCGACCTTGTTCCTATTGTCCTTTCTGATGAATACATTCAAGAAATTTTCAACAATCTTCCCGAACTCCCCCACTCTCGCTTCAAACGTTACTTAACCTTTATTCCAGAAGAATCAGCCACCATTTTGGTTTCTAATAAACAACTTTCTAATTATTTTGAACAAGCGCTTAATAGCTATGACAAAAACCCTCAGGCAGTTGCTAACTGGATTACGGTAGAGTTTTCAGGACGGCTCAAACCCAGTGGAAAAACGCTTTTAGATACAGACATTGTGCCCGAATTTTTAGCACTCCTCGTTGAGATGATCGATGAAAAGATCATCACGGGAAAAATTGCCAAGCAAGTGGCTGATGAGATGCTAAAAAATCCTAAAACTTCTCCTCGCCATATTGTAGAAAATAACCCCAATTTCAAACCTCTTGCTGATACCAAAGAAATTTCTCAGATTGTCGATCAGGTGCTAGAAGATAATCCCCAATCTATCGAAGATTTTAAAAATGGCAAAGACCGCGCCTTTGGCTTTTTAGTCGGACAAGTGATGAAAAAAACGCAAGGTAAAGCCGATCCTACCATTGTCACAACTTTGCTCAAATCTAAGTTAGAATAG
- the yacG gene encoding DNA gyrase inhibitor YacG codes for MNKQNNHICPHCQKHYQLGENITWAFGSFCSRRCQDADLIVWLNNQYVVIDQEKDSSAKT; via the coding sequence ATGAATAAGCAAAATAATCACATATGTCCGCACTGTCAAAAGCATTACCAATTAGGCGAAAACATTACATGGGCTTTTGGATCCTTTTGTTCTAGACGTTGTCAAGATGCAGATCTCATCGTTTGGCTAAACAATCAATACGTGGTCATAGACCAAGAAAAAGACTCTTCGGCCAAAACTTAA
- the gatA gene encoding Glutamyl-tRNA(Gln) amidotransferase subunit A — protein sequence MYQNSAFELHTRFVQEELSATEIVECYLKRIQEFDPKLGAFLKVLDQRALQKAQMLDEKRRQGKKLGKLAGIPIAIKDNIHIKGQKTTCGSKILENYTAPFDASVVRFLEEEDAILIGKTNLDEFAMGSSTENSAFHITKNPWDLNCVPGGSSGGSAAAVAARLCPIALGTDTGGSIRQPASFCGIAGFKPTYGRVSRYGLVAFGSSLDVIGPLATRTKDLALMTEVMSKHCSLDSTNFFDKPENFTAKIEDSIEGKVIGVPWQSLENLGPKVRSNFEESLKHFENLGCTIKEVDLNLLQYAVAVYYILATAEASTNLARFDGIRYGLRQSSEHLEDLYIKTRHDGFGAEVKRRILLGTYVLSSGHSEAFYKKAQKVRTLFIEQYRRAFDICDIIATPTAPSSAFEFGEIVDPMKMYLQDLYTISINLAGLPAASIPSGFSPGRKPYAIQLIGPQKKDGRVLKFAHNFEKATQFTHNIPEFANREVL from the coding sequence ATGTATCAAAACAGTGCTTTTGAGCTCCATACACGTTTTGTCCAAGAAGAATTGAGCGCTACTGAGATTGTAGAATGCTATCTAAAACGCATTCAAGAATTTGACCCCAAGCTGGGTGCCTTTTTAAAAGTGCTCGATCAAAGAGCTTTGCAAAAAGCACAAATGCTCGATGAAAAACGTCGACAAGGCAAAAAGCTTGGGAAGTTGGCCGGTATTCCCATCGCTATCAAAGACAATATCCACATCAAAGGACAAAAAACGACGTGTGGCTCTAAAATCTTGGAAAATTACACAGCACCTTTTGATGCAAGCGTCGTGCGTTTTTTGGAAGAAGAAGATGCCATTTTGATTGGTAAGACCAATTTGGATGAATTTGCTATGGGCTCTTCAACAGAAAATTCAGCGTTCCATATCACAAAAAATCCATGGGATCTCAATTGTGTTCCAGGCGGCTCATCTGGAGGATCTGCTGCCGCTGTGGCCGCACGCCTATGCCCTATTGCTTTGGGCACAGATACAGGAGGTTCTATCCGCCAACCTGCATCGTTTTGTGGAATCGCAGGATTTAAGCCTACCTACGGCAGGGTTTCCCGCTATGGCCTTGTGGCTTTTGGCTCTTCATTGGACGTGATTGGCCCTTTAGCAACACGCACAAAAGATTTGGCTTTGATGACAGAAGTGATGAGCAAACACTGCTCGCTAGATTCGACCAATTTTTTCGATAAGCCAGAAAACTTTACTGCCAAAATTGAAGATTCCATCGAAGGCAAAGTCATTGGAGTGCCCTGGCAATCGCTAGAAAATCTAGGTCCAAAAGTACGGAGTAATTTCGAAGAAAGCTTAAAACATTTTGAAAATTTAGGATGTACCATCAAAGAAGTCGATCTAAACCTTTTACAATATGCTGTGGCTGTCTACTACATTTTGGCAACAGCAGAAGCATCTACCAACCTTGCCCGTTTTGATGGAATCCGTTATGGCTTAAGACAATCTAGCGAACATTTAGAAGATCTCTACATCAAAACACGCCATGATGGTTTTGGAGCAGAAGTCAAACGCCGTATTTTGCTAGGAACTTATGTGCTTTCTTCAGGACATAGCGAAGCCTTTTACAAAAAAGCCCAAAAGGTGCGCACGCTGTTTATCGAGCAGTACAGACGTGCGTTTGATATTTGTGATATCATCGCCACACCCACAGCGCCTTCTTCAGCATTTGAATTTGGAGAAATTGTCGATCCTATGAAAATGTATCTACAAGATTTGTACACCATTTCTATTAACTTAGCAGGTTTGCCAGCAGCTTCCATCCCTTCTGGATTTTCTCCAGGCCGTAAACCTTATGCTATTCAGCTCATAGGGCCGCAAAAAAAGGATGGGCGTGTGTTGAAATTTGCTCACAACTTCGAAAAAGCGACGCAATTCACGCACAACATTCCTGAATTTGCTAATAGGGAGGTGCTCTGA
- the gatC gene encoding Aspartyl/glutamyl-tRNA(Asn/Gln) amidotransferase subunit C: MLFSLSCIIFMPMKDIDKEILESLTSQCKIQLPEEELSGFLKDLEEILAYAHMLDRIDIEDVDPCYHVLPDMKNVFRKDEANNNLTRDEFLQNAPEQIGGMIKIPKIFQEE; this comes from the coding sequence TTGCTTTTTTCTCTCAGTTGTATTATTTTCATGCCTATGAAAGATATTGACAAAGAGATTTTAGAAAGCCTGACATCGCAGTGTAAGATCCAGCTCCCCGAAGAGGAGTTGAGTGGGTTTTTGAAAGATTTGGAAGAAATCTTGGCCTATGCACACATGCTCGATCGCATTGATATCGAAGATGTGGATCCCTGCTACCATGTCCTACCTGACATGAAAAATGTCTTTCGAAAAGATGAGGCCAACAACAACTTGACACGAGATGAGTTTTTGCAAAATGCCCCAGAACAGATTGGAGGGATGATCAAAATCCCCAAAATATTTCAAGAGGAATAA